A genomic window from Streptomyces brevispora includes:
- a CDS encoding TetR/AcrR family transcriptional regulator, translating into MSTPRPSLTERRKAATQLDIARAAAALFAERGPDGTTAEDIAHRAGVALRTFYRHFRSKQDAVGPLLTGGAEHWQALLEAAEPGAPLAGVLERAVKDALSPGDEHATEQLGQTRGLLRAAQGDPALRAVWYRVNQDSEERLLPVLTRLAGDGADPLEIRLAAAAATDAVRVALETWAGTDAPTTGAGSPADLAVRCLHELTGGMRLFRA; encoded by the coding sequence ATGAGCACCCCTCGGCCGTCACTCACGGAACGCCGCAAGGCCGCGACCCAGCTGGACATCGCGCGCGCGGCCGCCGCGCTCTTCGCCGAGCGCGGGCCGGACGGCACCACGGCGGAGGACATCGCCCACCGGGCGGGCGTCGCCCTGCGTACCTTCTACCGCCATTTCCGCTCGAAGCAGGACGCGGTGGGGCCGCTGCTCACCGGCGGCGCCGAGCACTGGCAGGCGCTGCTCGAAGCGGCCGAGCCGGGCGCCCCGCTCGCCGGGGTGCTGGAACGGGCGGTCAAGGACGCGCTGAGTCCGGGCGACGAGCACGCCACGGAGCAGCTCGGCCAGACCCGCGGGCTGCTGCGGGCGGCGCAGGGCGATCCGGCGCTGCGGGCCGTCTGGTACCGGGTCAACCAGGATTCGGAGGAGCGGCTGCTGCCGGTGCTGACCCGGCTGGCGGGCGACGGGGCGGACCCGCTGGAGATCCGGCTCGCCGCCGCGGCCGCCACGGACGCGGTGCGGGTCGCGCTGGAGACATGGGCGGGCACGGACGCCCCGACGACCGGGGCCGGCTCGCCCGCCGACCTCGCGGTGCGCTGTCTGCACGAACTCACCGGCGGGATGCGGCTGTTCAGGGCCTGA
- a CDS encoding DUF4240 domain-containing protein, with protein MDETEFWELIDSTREAADGDPEDHADLLVERLVQRDPDSVLDFARHFEARYNRAYRWDLWGAAAVLLGGASDDAFDYFRCWLIGQGREVFEGAVHDPDSLAELLDDFDEELDGDAEELGYAADEAYEQLTGVVAPDLGLPPQPVEPEGTPFSFEDDTALAERFPLLQERFGSV; from the coding sequence ATGGACGAGACGGAATTCTGGGAGCTCATCGACAGCACCCGCGAGGCCGCCGACGGTGACCCCGAGGACCACGCCGACCTGCTCGTCGAACGACTGGTGCAGCGCGATCCCGATTCCGTGCTGGACTTCGCCCGGCACTTCGAGGCCCGCTACAACCGCGCGTACCGCTGGGATCTGTGGGGTGCCGCCGCCGTGCTGCTCGGCGGGGCGAGCGACGACGCCTTCGACTACTTCCGCTGCTGGCTGATCGGCCAGGGCCGGGAGGTCTTCGAGGGCGCCGTGCACGATCCGGACAGCCTCGCCGAGCTCCTCGACGACTTCGACGAGGAGCTCGACGGGGACGCGGAGGAGCTGGGCTACGCCGCCGACGAGGCGTACGAGCAGCTCACCGGCGTCGTCGCGCCGGATCTCGGGCTGCCGCCCCAGCCCGTCGAGCCGGAGGGCACCCCGTTCAGCTTCGAGGACGACACGGCGCTGGCCGAGCGCTTCCCGTTGCTCCAGGAGCGGTTCGGCAGCGTCTGA
- a CDS encoding GNAT family N-acetyltransferase, which yields MSEIQAHPAHTVRPSVLSDEAALGELDRATWSTLHAVSPMPQPPYAPFFDDNHRPQDFLVAEARDGAGVVRPAGYLRLVPPTPLACNAHVRQIQGLAVADWARGRGIARGLLRAAMAVARSQGANRMTLRVLGHNTPARALYTSEGFVVEGVLPGEFFLGGRYADDVLMGRSLAP from the coding sequence ATGTCCGAGATCCAAGCGCATCCGGCCCACACCGTCCGTCCCTCGGTCCTCTCCGACGAAGCCGCTCTCGGTGAACTCGACCGCGCCACCTGGTCGACGCTGCACGCCGTGTCGCCGATGCCGCAGCCGCCGTACGCGCCGTTCTTCGACGACAACCACCGGCCGCAGGACTTCCTGGTGGCCGAGGCGCGGGACGGGGCGGGCGTAGTACGGCCGGCCGGGTACCTCAGGCTGGTCCCGCCGACCCCGCTGGCCTGCAATGCGCACGTACGCCAGATACAGGGCCTGGCCGTGGCCGACTGGGCCCGCGGCCGGGGGATCGCCAGGGGGCTGCTGCGGGCGGCGATGGCGGTGGCGCGGAGCCAGGGCGCGAACCGGATGACGCTGCGGGTGCTCGGGCACAACACGCCCGCGCGTGCGCTGTACACGTCGGAGGGGTTCGTCGTCGAGGGAGTGCTGCCCGGTGAGTTCTTCCTGGGCGGGCGGTATGCCGACGATGTACTGATGGGGCGCTCGCTCGCTCCTTGA